A region of the Cytobacillus luteolus genome:
GTATTCCAAGTTTCTACTTCTTCATCAGAAGGAAGCAAATAGGTCAATAGACCAAGAAGGGGGAGAAATCCAATAGCAATAATAGTAGAGGTTAAGCCGAAAATATCTGCCAACGACCCCACTGCAATCGACCCAATTGCTCCCATCCCAAAAGCAAGGCCAACTATTAATCCAGACATCGTACCTATTTTACCTGGTAATAATTCTTGAGCGTAGACTACCGTTACTGAAAAACTCGACATAAGAATAAAGCCAATTAATCCAACGAGTCCGTAAGCAATTAATGGGTTTACAAAAGGTAATAGGATGGCCAGAGGTGTAGCACCAATCATAGATAAAAAGATAATTCTTTTCTTACCGAAACGGTCTGCCAAAGGACCTCCAAAAAATGTACCAACTGCACCTGCTGCTAAGAATATGAAAATAAAAAGTTGAGATTGCGAGATTGTATAGCCATACACTTCGATAACATAAAATGCATAAAAATTTGTTATAGATGATATATACCAAGATCGGGCAAAAACGAGAATGACGATAATTAATAAGGCAAGTTTTATTGCTTTTGAGAAGGACAACCCTGTCTCTAAACCACCAGTTTTTTGTTTTGGTTTAGCTGAAAGGAATGTTAAGGTAGTTGAATACCACCTTGCAATATAGATTAATAGTCCAATAGCTGTTGCAGCAACAATAGAAAACCAAATAGCACCAAACTGTCCTAGTGGAACAAGAATTAATGCAGTAATGATTGGTCCTAATGCTGAACCTGAGTTTCCACCAACCTGGTAAATGGATTGTGCTAACCCTCTACGATTTCCGGCAGCCATATATGCAACCCGAGAACCTTCTGGATGGAAAATAGCTGAACCAAAACCTATACAAAGTACTGCTATGATGATGGTTAAAAATGTCGGAGCAAAGGCTAAACCGATAATGCCAAAAAACGTTAGAGTTAAACCGAATGGTAAGGCATAGGGTAATGGTTTTTTATCAGTGTACCAACCAACAGCAGGCTGTAAGACGGAAGAGACCACATTTAATGAGAAACCAATAAAACCAATTTGTGTAAACGTTAAACCCATTGATTTCTGTAAAATAGGAAACATTGCAGGTATAACTGCTTGAATGGAATCGTTTAATAAATGGCATAATCCAATCATAAATAAGATACTGTAGGCAGTTTTTTGTTCTGGAATGGTTTTAGATGATGCTATTTTACTAGTTGCAAGCATAGGCGGAGATACTCCTTTTATCATGTTATATACACCTTCAATAAAAACCCTTTTCTTTAGATTTGTAAAGGTATATTTATTATTAATCATTTCTAAAAACCTACATTATTCGACGAATTATTTCCTGGGTGATAGGTAAGATGAACTTTACGGTTTTTAAATTTTCTGATAAATTAGAGGTAGGTTAAATATAAATATTATTTTAGGTTATTAGAGGAGGATTCATCGTATGAGATATCGTCGTTTAGGACGATCTGGACTTAAGGTAAGTGAAATAAGTTTAGGTAGTTGGCTTACATTTGGAAAAACAGTTGATGAAAAGGTAGCCTCTGAAACTATACATAAAGCATATGAATTAGGTATTAATTTTTTTGATTCGGCTAATGTTTATGAACGAGGAGAAGGTGAGAGGATACTAGCAAAGTCTCTTAAAGATTATCGTAGAGAATCTTATGTAATAACCACAAAAGCATTTTGGCCGATGGGAGATGGTCCGAATGATCGAGGACTGTCAAGAAAACATATAGTTGAACAAGTAAATGCTAGCTTAAAAAGGATGGACTTAGACTATATTGATGTTTTTTACTGTCACCGATATGACCATGATACACCAGTTGATGAAACATTAAGAGCAATTGATGACCTTGTTCGTCAAGGGAAAATTCTATATGCGGGAGTTAGTGAGTGGTCTGCAGCACAAATTCAGGAAGCTGTATCAATCGCAGATAAGTACTTAATGGATAGAATTATAGTAAATCAGCCTCAATATAATATGTTTCATAGAGACATTGAAGACGAGATAATTCCTGTCAGTGAAAAGAACGGTATCTCCCAGGTCGTGTTTTCACCACTTGCTCAAGGTGTTTTAACAGGTAAATATAAGGGAGGACAATTCCCAACTGGTAGTAGGGGTGCTAATGAGCAGGTTAACACTTGGGTAAAACAAATTATTAATGATATTGTTTTAACGAAGTTAGACCGCTTAGAAGAAATTGCCGGGGAACTGGAAATCACTTTGCCAGAGTTAGCTCTAGCATGGATCTTACGCCAACCTAATGTTGCGAGTACTCTAGTGGGTGCGTCAAATCCTGAACAAATCGAGGCAAATGCTCGTGCAGCAGATGTTGTCTTGAGTTTTGAGACAATCGAAAAAATTGAAACCGTT
Encoded here:
- a CDS encoding MFS transporter codes for the protein MLATSKIASSKTIPEQKTAYSILFMIGLCHLLNDSIQAVIPAMFPILQKSMGLTFTQIGFIGFSLNVVSSVLQPAVGWYTDKKPLPYALPFGLTLTFFGIIGLAFAPTFLTIIIAVLCIGFGSAIFHPEGSRVAYMAAGNRRGLAQSIYQVGGNSGSALGPIITALILVPLGQFGAIWFSIVAATAIGLLIYIARWYSTTLTFLSAKPKQKTGGLETGLSFSKAIKLALLIIVILVFARSWYISSITNFYAFYVIEVYGYTISQSQLFIFIFLAAGAVGTFFGGPLADRFGKKRIIFLSMIGATPLAILLPFVNPLIAYGLVGLIGFILMSSFSVTVVYAQELLPGKIGTMSGLIVGLAFGMGAIGSIAVGSLADIFGLTSTIIAIGFLPLLGLLTYLLPSDEEVETWNT
- a CDS encoding aldo/keto reductase family protein encodes the protein MRYRRLGRSGLKVSEISLGSWLTFGKTVDEKVASETIHKAYELGINFFDSANVYERGEGERILAKSLKDYRRESYVITTKAFWPMGDGPNDRGLSRKHIVEQVNASLKRMDLDYIDVFYCHRYDHDTPVDETLRAIDDLVRQGKILYAGVSEWSAAQIQEAVSIADKYLMDRIIVNQPQYNMFHRDIEDEIIPVSEKNGISQVVFSPLAQGVLTGKYKGGQFPTGSRGANEQVNTWVKQIINDIVLTKLDRLEEIAGELEITLPELALAWILRQPNVASTLVGASNPEQIEANARAADVVLSFETIEKIETVLTI